The Shewanella sp. NFH-SH190041 genome has a window encoding:
- a CDS encoding thymidine kinase produces MAQLYFYYSAMNAGKSTSLLQSSYNYRERGMNTLVMTASIDDRYGVGKVASRIGIESDAQVFSAADDLNRLITDVQAQQPLHCVLVDECQFLSKEQVKQLAYVVDKMDIPVLCYGLRTDFQGELFSGSQYLLAWADKLVELKTICHCGRKANMVLRLDGNGKPIKEGEQVAIGGNESYESVCRKHFREAIWE; encoded by the coding sequence TTGGCGCAACTTTATTTTTATTATTCGGCGATGAACGCCGGTAAATCCACCTCTTTACTGCAGTCTTCTTATAACTATCGTGAACGGGGTATGAATACCCTGGTAATGACGGCTTCGATTGATGACAGATATGGCGTGGGTAAAGTCGCCTCCCGTATCGGTATAGAATCTGATGCCCAGGTATTTTCTGCCGCCGATGATTTGAACCGGTTGATTACTGATGTGCAGGCTCAGCAGCCGCTACATTGTGTGCTGGTGGATGAGTGTCAATTCCTCAGCAAAGAGCAGGTTAAGCAGTTGGCTTATGTAGTGGATAAAATGGATATCCCGGTACTTTGTTACGGTTTACGGACGGATTTTCAGGGAGAGCTATTTTCCGGCAGCCAATACTTGTTAGCTTGGGCTGACAAACTGGTTGAATTAAAAACCATTTGTCATTGTGGTCGCAAGGCTAACATGGTGCTGCGTTTGGATGGTAATGGCAAGCCAATCAAAGAAGGTGAGCAGGTGGCTATTGGTGGTAATGAAAGTTACGAGTCGGTCTGTCGTAAACATTTTCGCGAAGCAATTTGGGAATAA
- a CDS encoding amino acid permease has product MKPEIATTEWSGVTPSDKSAWKEATRFDSTDWGWIIMSIGMAIGAGIVFLPVQVGLMGLWVFLLSAVIGYPAMYMFQRLFINTLAESKKCQDYPSVISGYLGKNWGIFLGLLYFVMLVIWVFVYSTAITNDSASFLQSFGVTKTLLSENPFYGLVLICLLVALASRGENILFKISTLMVLTKLGVVALLGTMMIDKWDAANIGTIPATGDWIKDAIVMLPFTLTSILFIQSLSPMVISYRSREKSIEVARFKAMRAMNIAFGILFVVVFFYAVSFTLAMGHEQAVKASEENISALAMVAQGVPGNTLKLLSLTLNIFAVMTAYFGVYLGFREACQGITMNVLRRFLPENRINAKLVGYGIMIFTILLSWSAIVLNAPVLSFTSICSPIFGLVGCLIPAYLVYRVPMLHKYKGAGLYIIIATGLLLCISPFLAFS; this is encoded by the coding sequence ATGAAACCCGAAATAGCGACAACAGAATGGAGCGGTGTAACGCCCTCAGACAAATCGGCCTGGAAAGAAGCCACCCGCTTCGACAGTACCGACTGGGGCTGGATCATCATGAGTATTGGTATGGCCATCGGCGCCGGCATTGTGTTCCTGCCGGTACAGGTGGGATTAATGGGACTGTGGGTCTTCCTGCTGTCCGCTGTCATCGGCTACCCTGCCATGTATATGTTCCAGCGTCTGTTTATTAACACGCTGGCAGAATCTAAAAAGTGTCAGGATTACCCCAGCGTGATCTCTGGCTATCTCGGTAAAAACTGGGGGATCTTCCTCGGCTTACTGTACTTCGTGATGTTGGTGATCTGGGTATTTGTATACTCTACCGCCATCACCAATGACAGTGCTTCCTTCTTACAAAGCTTCGGCGTAACTAAAACGCTGCTGTCAGAAAACCCCTTCTACGGTTTGGTACTGATCTGTCTGCTAGTTGCCTTGGCATCACGTGGTGAAAACATCCTATTTAAGATTTCTACCCTGATGGTGCTGACCAAACTCGGGGTAGTTGCCTTGCTAGGGACAATGATGATTGATAAGTGGGATGCAGCCAATATTGGTACTATCCCAGCTACTGGTGATTGGATTAAAGATGCCATTGTTATGCTGCCATTTACCCTGACCTCAATTCTGTTTATTCAGAGTTTAAGTCCAATGGTGATTTCTTATCGCAGCCGGGAGAAATCCATTGAAGTGGCCCGCTTTAAAGCTATGCGTGCCATGAATATCGCCTTCGGTATCTTGTTTGTTGTGGTGTTCTTCTACGCCGTATCCTTTACGCTGGCGATGGGGCATGAGCAGGCGGTAAAAGCTTCTGAAGAGAATATCTCCGCCCTGGCCATGGTTGCCCAAGGCGTACCAGGTAATACACTGAAACTCCTCAGTCTGACCCTGAATATCTTCGCGGTAATGACGGCTTACTTCGGTGTCTATCTGGGCTTCCGTGAGGCTTGCCAAGGTATCACCATGAACGTATTACGTCGTTTCCTGCCGGAAAACCGTATTAATGCCAAGCTGGTAGGTTACGGCATTATGATCTTCACTATCCTGCTGTCTTGGAGTGCCATTGTACTGAACGCACCGGTACTGAGCTTCACCTCCATTTGTAGCCCGATTTTCGGTCTGGTTGGCTGTCTGATCCCTGCTTACCTGGTATACCGCGTACCTATGCTGCACAAATATAAAGGTGCAGGCCTGTATATTATTATCGCTACCGGTCTGCTGCTGTGTATCTCACCATTCCTAGCGTTTAGCTAA
- a CDS encoding DUF1097 domain-containing protein — protein sequence MSVLLAIALTTGLLSGIWGWLSVIFGLLTWAGFLGCTTYFASPIEGLKGLGISICTNLSGVFWAMVIIKLTDMGHMAVLGYIVTGIVATMMCVQAKKAWLSFIPGTFIGCCATFAANGHWQAVIPALIVGAVFGYLMKASGLWLYHRMTPAA from the coding sequence ATGTCTGTTCTGCTGGCAATTGCACTGACCACCGGATTATTGTCCGGTATCTGGGGGTGGCTGTCTGTGATTTTTGGGCTGCTGACTTGGGCTGGATTTTTAGGTTGCACCACATATTTTGCCTCACCAATAGAAGGGCTTAAAGGACTAGGGATCAGTATCTGTACTAACTTATCCGGGGTATTTTGGGCCATGGTGATCATTAAGCTGACAGACATGGGGCATATGGCAGTACTGGGATATATCGTCACTGGTATTGTGGCGACCATGATGTGTGTTCAAGCGAAAAAAGCTTGGCTGAGTTTTATTCCCGGCACCTTTATCGGTTGTTGTGCCACTTTTGCCGCTAATGGTCATTGGCAGGCGGTGATCCCGGCGCTCATTGTGGGCGCTGTATTTGGTTATCTGATGAAAGCATCTGGGTTGTGGCTGTATCATCGCATGACACCTGCGGCATAA
- a CDS encoding Rid family detoxifying hydrolase, which yields MKQTINAAKAPEAIGPYSHGTSFGDLVFTSGQLPVCREKGGVVAGGIAEQSRQSLLNLQYVLEAGGASLDTVLKTTCFLSQIGDFAAFNEVYKEFFKTDCPARSCFAVKDLPMGVLIEVEAIAHKA from the coding sequence ATGAAACAGACAATCAATGCAGCTAAGGCACCAGAAGCTATTGGCCCATATTCACACGGTACCAGTTTTGGTGATCTGGTATTCACTTCCGGTCAATTACCAGTATGTCGTGAAAAAGGCGGCGTAGTGGCTGGCGGTATCGCTGAGCAGTCCCGTCAGTCTCTGCTGAACCTGCAATATGTACTGGAAGCCGGTGGCGCATCACTGGATACCGTACTGAAGACCACCTGCTTCCTGTCACAGATCGGTGATTTTGCTGCGTTTAACGAAGTGTATAAAGAGTTTTTCAAAACCGACTGCCCAGCCCGTAGCTGCTTTGCCGTGAAAGATCTGCCAATGGGCGTGCTGATTGAAGTTGAAGCGATTGCTCACAAAGCCTAA
- a CDS encoding Na+/H+ antiporter NhaC family protein: MTVISYADSALSLLPPVVAIVLAVFTRRVLLSLGLGILVGSLLLTDFSITHTASYLSVKVEHLFWKEGAANTWNLYILGFLILLGIITALITVSGSARAFAEWARQHIRNKRDAKILTIFLGCVVFIDDYFNSLVVGSISRPLTDRYYISRAKLAYLLDSTAAPVCVISPVSSWGAYIIALIGGILATHGFSDQGHLSVFLEMIPMNFYAIFALLLLICVALFGLDVGSMRTHELNAQRGELWDESKGNPPGASAELPEAETGKILGLFLPIGTLVVATVYFMISSGAAALAEAGHGFNIIKAFENTDVSSSLFFGALIGLAVTLVLVIKQQVELSMIIKAITTGAKSMLPAIWILLFAWTIAAVIGQMETGKFMASLASGNIPFALLPAVMFILAGLTAFATGTSWGTFGIMLPIAADMAMGSHSAMMLPMLASVLSGAVFGDHCSPISDTTILSSTGAGCHHIDHVMTQLPYALIVAVISLVGYTVMGYTESVAAGLITCSILFVLSVMYLKIKARA, encoded by the coding sequence ATGACCGTTATAAGTTACGCCGATTCGGCTCTATCTTTGCTGCCACCTGTGGTAGCTATTGTGCTTGCGGTATTTACCCGAAGAGTATTGTTGTCGCTTGGTCTTGGTATTTTAGTTGGCAGTTTATTGCTAACTGATTTCTCTATTACCCATACTGCCAGTTATTTATCTGTCAAAGTTGAACATTTATTCTGGAAAGAGGGTGCGGCAAATACTTGGAATTTATATATCCTTGGCTTCTTGATTTTATTAGGAATTATCACAGCGCTCATCACTGTGAGCGGCTCAGCCAGGGCCTTTGCTGAATGGGCAAGACAGCATATCCGTAATAAGCGTGATGCGAAAATTCTGACTATTTTCTTGGGCTGTGTTGTTTTTATCGATGATTATTTTAATTCATTAGTTGTTGGTAGCATTTCTCGCCCATTGACTGATCGCTATTATATTTCACGGGCAAAGTTAGCTTATTTGCTTGATTCTACTGCGGCGCCTGTTTGTGTTATTTCTCCGGTTTCTAGTTGGGGTGCTTATATTATTGCGCTGATTGGCGGTATTTTAGCGACCCATGGGTTTTCTGATCAGGGGCACTTAAGTGTGTTTCTGGAAATGATCCCGATGAACTTCTATGCCATTTTTGCGTTGCTGTTACTGATTTGCGTGGCGTTATTTGGTCTGGATGTTGGCTCGATGCGCACCCATGAATTAAATGCTCAGCGCGGAGAATTGTGGGATGAGTCAAAAGGAAATCCGCCTGGAGCTAGCGCAGAATTACCTGAAGCTGAAACCGGTAAAATTCTGGGATTATTCCTGCCTATTGGCACCTTGGTGGTGGCCACTGTCTATTTTATGATTTCCAGTGGCGCGGCGGCGCTAGCCGAAGCGGGTCATGGGTTCAATATCATTAAAGCGTTTGAAAACACCGATGTGAGTTCATCACTGTTTTTTGGTGCCCTGATTGGTTTGGCCGTTACTTTGGTGCTGGTCATTAAGCAGCAGGTTGAACTCAGCATGATTATTAAAGCCATCACTACCGGAGCGAAATCCATGTTACCGGCCATTTGGATTTTGCTGTTTGCGTGGACGATCGCTGCGGTGATTGGTCAGATGGAAACCGGTAAATTTATGGCATCACTGGCTTCTGGCAATATCCCCTTTGCTTTATTGCCTGCGGTGATGTTTATTTTGGCGGGCTTAACGGCATTTGCTACCGGTACCAGCTGGGGAACATTTGGCATTATGTTGCCGATTGCTGCTGATATGGCGATGGGCAGCCACAGTGCTATGATGCTGCCAATGCTCGCATCTGTCTTGTCTGGTGCAGTATTTGGCGATCACTGTTCCCCCATTTCTGATACTACGATTTTGTCTTCCACTGGCGCAGGCTGTCACCATATTGACCATGTGATGACTCAGTTACCTTATGCCTTGATTGTGGCGGTGATTAGCTTGGTTGGTTACACAGTAATGGGCTATACCGAGTCCGTTGCCGCGGGCTTGATTACCTGCAGTATTTTATTTGTTCTCAGTGTGATGTATTTAAAAATTAAAGCCCGGGCTTAA